A genomic stretch from Campylobacter lari subsp. concheus includes:
- the pepE gene encoding dipeptidase PepE, with product MKRRNLLKAGVLGLAAILFSGVALNANDVVNFPKDKQKALLLSSSGYKDTGYLNHALPWLKEFVEKNNLKGKKVAFIPYAGVRKTYEQYETQVAKALESLGLQIISVHRGNAVDIVKSADAIFVGGGNTFELVNQLYNNNLIELIAKRVSEGVPYVGWSAGSNVAGTTMMTTNDMPIVEPKSFNTFNIFPHQINPHFISGKPVGHNGESREERLEEFLIVNPKVVVYALPEGVALLLDGKKAKVLGMDKNAPLLKLENKKEIQKITIGSEFNY from the coding sequence ATGAAAAGAAGAAATTTGTTAAAAGCAGGTGTGCTTGGTTTGGCTGCTATACTTTTTAGCGGGGTGGCTTTAAATGCTAATGATGTGGTTAATTTTCCAAAAGATAAGCAAAAAGCTTTATTGCTCTCAAGTTCAGGCTATAAAGACACTGGGTATTTAAACCATGCTTTGCCTTGGCTTAAAGAATTTGTTGAAAAAAATAACTTAAAAGGCAAAAAAGTAGCATTTATACCTTATGCAGGTGTTAGAAAAACTTATGAGCAATATGAAACACAAGTTGCTAAAGCTTTAGAAAGTTTAGGTCTTCAAATAATTAGTGTGCATAGAGGCAATGCTGTTGATATTGTTAAAAGTGCTGATGCGATTTTTGTAGGGGGTGGAAATACTTTTGAACTTGTAAATCAACTTTATAATAATAACCTAATAGAACTCATTGCAAAAAGAGTAAGCGAGGGTGTGCCTTATGTTGGCTGGTCAGCAGGATCAAATGTAGCAGGTACAACTATGATGACAACTAATGATATGCCTATAGTTGAACCAAAATCATTTAATACTTTCAATATTTTCCCTCATCAAATTAATCCACATTTTATCTCAGGTAAGCCAGTAGGACATAATGGTGAAAGCCGTGAAGAAAGATTAGAAGAGTTTTTGATTGTTAATCCTAAAGTAGTTGTTTATGCTTTGCCTGAAGGTGTTGCGTTATTACTTGATGGTAAAAAAGCAAAAGTTTTAGGTATGGATAAAAACGCTCCGCTTTTAAAACTTGAAAACAAAAAAGAAATTCAAAAAATCACTATTGGTTCTGAATTTAACTACTAA
- a CDS encoding MATE family efflux transporter has protein sequence MASKQLSLKHLSMPILLEMFLRYFSLIINTVMVSQYSNFLVGAMGAGNQVADLFIIIFSFLSVGCSVVIAQALGAKDYTLARKVIHQSLFLNALLGFVCGSLILWNGEFLLYLLQIPNELLKDSAIYLHMLGICLFFDAMGIVLAAIIRVYNMAYWVMFTTLLMNVVIFIGNFYVLHFTKLELFGVGFSNILGRLVAFGMLVAILSFKLKIHLKIKEMISLEKVVLKKIFNIGGFAAGEHLIWFIQYTIAFAFVASLGKENLSVQTIYFQISLLIMLVGQAISVANEIIIGKLVGAKYLNVAYKHTWIALYFSVVASAFVALLNYVLQDFTMGVVKLEESLKELMMPLFTLSIFLEISRTFNIVMVNSLRASGDARFPFLSGVVFMLGVSLPVGYVLCFYAGLGILGVWIGFCADEFLRGIVNSYRWKSKKWQGKALV, from the coding sequence ATGGCAAGCAAACAACTTTCACTCAAACATCTTAGTATGCCTATATTGCTTGAAATGTTTTTAAGATATTTTTCTTTGATTATTAACACCGTGATGGTTTCGCAGTATTCTAACTTTTTAGTTGGAGCCATGGGTGCGGGTAATCAAGTAGCAGATTTATTTATCATTATTTTTAGCTTTTTAAGTGTGGGTTGTAGCGTAGTGATCGCTCAAGCTTTAGGGGCTAAAGATTACACTTTAGCAAGAAAGGTAATTCATCAAAGTTTATTTTTAAATGCCTTGCTTGGTTTTGTGTGTGGAAGTTTGATTTTATGGAATGGAGAGTTTTTGCTTTATCTTTTGCAAATTCCAAATGAGCTTTTAAAAGATAGTGCGATTTACTTGCATATGCTTGGAATTTGTTTGTTTTTTGATGCTATGGGTATAGTTTTGGCTGCTATTATTAGGGTGTATAATATGGCTTATTGGGTTATGTTTACTACCTTATTGATGAATGTTGTGATATTTATAGGAAATTTTTATGTATTACATTTTACCAAACTAGAGCTTTTTGGAGTGGGGTTTAGTAATATACTTGGGCGTTTGGTAGCCTTTGGTATGCTTGTAGCAATACTTAGTTTTAAGCTCAAAATTCACCTTAAAATTAAAGAGATGATAAGTCTTGAAAAAGTAGTGCTTAAAAAGATTTTTAACATCGGTGGCTTTGCGGCAGGAGAGCATTTGATATGGTTTATACAATACACTATAGCTTTTGCTTTTGTAGCGAGTTTAGGTAAAGAAAATTTAAGCGTTCAAACGATTTATTTTCAAATTTCTTTGCTTATCATGCTAGTAGGACAAGCTATAAGTGTAGCAAATGAGATTATCATAGGTAAATTAGTTGGCGCAAAATACTTAAATGTAGCTTATAAACATACTTGGATAGCTTTGTATTTTAGCGTGGTAGCAAGTGCTTTTGTGGCTTTACTTAATTATGTTTTGCAAGATTTTACCATGGGTGTGGTAAAGCTTGAAGAAAGTTTAAAAGAACTTATGATGCCACTTTTTACTCTTTCAATTTTCTTAGAAATCTCAAGAACTTTTAATATAGTCATGGTGAATTCGCTAAGAGCAAGTGGTGATGCGAGATTTCCATTTTTAAGTGGAGTGGTGTTTATGCTTGGGGTTTCTTTACCGGTTGGTTATGTGCTTTGTTTTTATGCTGGACTTGGAATTTTGGGAGTTTGGATAGGTTTTTGTGCAGATGAGTTTTTACGCGGTATTGTAAATTCATATAGATGGAAAAGTAAAAAATGGCAAGGCAAAGCACTGGTATAA
- the pstB gene encoding phosphate ABC transporter ATP-binding protein PstB, with amino-acid sequence MIAKTTNLNLFYGKKQALFDINMEIQKNKITALIGASGCGKSTFLRCFNRMNDKIAKIDGLVEIDGKDVKNQDLVVLRKKVGMVFQQPNVFVKSIYDNISYAPKLHGMIKNKDEEDALVEDCLKKVGLFEEVKDKLKQNALALSGGQQQRLCIARALAIKPKLLLLDEPTSALDPISSSVIEELIKELSHNLSMIMVTHNMQQGKRVADYTAFFHLGELVEFGESKEFFENPKEEKTKAYLSGSFG; translated from the coding sequence ATGATAGCAAAAACAACAAATTTAAATTTATTTTATGGTAAAAAACAAGCTTTGTTTGATATAAATATGGAAATTCAAAAAAATAAAATCACAGCTTTAATAGGTGCTTCAGGTTGTGGAAAATCCACATTTTTGCGTTGTTTTAACAGAATGAATGATAAAATCGCAAAAATCGATGGTCTTGTTGAGATTGATGGAAAAGATGTTAAAAATCAAGATTTAGTTGTACTTAGAAAAAAAGTTGGAATGGTATTTCAACAACCTAATGTTTTTGTAAAAAGCATTTATGATAATATTTCTTATGCTCCAAAACTCCATGGGATGATCAAAAACAAAGATGAAGAAGATGCCTTGGTGGAAGATTGTCTTAAAAAAGTGGGTCTTTTTGAGGAAGTAAAAGATAAACTAAAACAAAACGCTCTAGCACTTTCAGGTGGCCAGCAACAACGCCTTTGTATAGCAAGAGCTTTGGCTATAAAGCCAAAATTATTACTTTTAGATGAGCCAACTTCTGCACTTGATCCTATATCTTCAAGTGTTATAGAAGAGCTTATTAAAGAATTAAGTCATAATCTTTCCATGATCATGGTAACACACAATATGCAACAAGGTAAGCGCGTGGCTGATTATACTGCGTTTTTTCATTTAGGAGAGCTTGTAGAATTTGGAGAGAGTAAGGAATTTTTTGAAAATCCTAAAGAAGAAAAAACAAAAGCATATTTAAGTGGATCTTTTGGGTGA
- the hypD gene encoding hydrogenase formation protein HypD, protein MDLINDFRDKERILALKELIASKITKPINIMEICGGHTHSIMKFGLPDLLPKEINFVHGPGCPVCVMPRERIDVALKLASMPNTIFCVLGDMLKVPGSYESLIDLRAKGADIRALYTPLDVIDIALKNPEKNIIFFAIGFETTTPMSGVIIEKSIALNLKNLFFHINHVLVPPAVEAIMQDENVKIDAFLGPSHVSVITGSNIYKPIAKKYKTPIAVSGFEPVDIMLSVLNIVEQINANTFEVYNEYHRVVSTEGNLKAKALVEKYFKPCDFEFRGLGVIVNGGLCLKDEFAHLDASKVFDCKVQSKDESKACICGQILRGLAKPYDCKVFAKACTPKNPIGSCMVSSEGACAAYYKYYQDKA, encoded by the coding sequence ATGGATTTAATTAATGATTTTAGAGATAAAGAAAGAATTTTAGCCCTAAAAGAACTTATTGCTTCTAAAATTACTAAGCCTATTAATATCATGGAAATTTGTGGTGGACATACGCATAGTATTATGAAATTTGGTTTGCCTGATTTATTGCCAAAAGAAATTAATTTTGTTCATGGTCCAGGCTGTCCTGTGTGTGTTATGCCAAGAGAGCGTATTGATGTAGCTTTAAAGCTTGCAAGTATGCCAAATACTATCTTTTGTGTATTAGGTGATATGCTTAAAGTGCCAGGAAGTTATGAAAGCTTAATTGATCTTAGAGCTAAAGGAGCTGATATTAGAGCACTTTATACACCTTTGGATGTGATAGATATAGCTTTAAAAAACCCTGAAAAAAATATAATCTTTTTTGCCATAGGTTTTGAGACAACTACACCTATGAGCGGGGTGATTATAGAAAAAAGTATAGCCTTAAATTTAAAAAATTTATTTTTTCATATCAATCATGTATTAGTTCCACCTGCGGTAGAAGCTATCATGCAAGATGAAAATGTAAAAATTGATGCCTTTTTAGGACCTTCTCATGTAAGTGTTATCACAGGATCAAACATTTATAAACCTATTGCTAAAAAATACAAAACTCCTATAGCAGTGAGTGGTTTTGAGCCAGTTGATATAATGCTTAGTGTGTTAAATATAGTAGAGCAAATAAATGCAAATACTTTTGAAGTTTATAATGAATATCACAGAGTAGTTAGCACAGAGGGTAATTTAAAAGCTAAGGCTTTAGTAGAAAAATACTTTAAACCTTGTGATTTTGAATTTAGAGGTCTTGGAGTGATTGTAAATGGTGGGCTTTGTTTAAAAGATGAATTTGCACACTTAGATGCTAGCAAGGTGTTTGATTGTAAAGTACAAAGTAAAGATGAAAGTAAAGCTTGTATTTGTGGTCAAATTTTAAGAGGCTTAGCTAAACCTTATGATTGTAAGGTGTTTGCAAAAGCTTGCACTCCAAAAAATCCTATAGGTAGCTGTATGGTTTCTAGTGAAGGAGCTTGTGCGGCTTATTATAAATATTATCAAGATAAGGCATAA
- a CDS encoding M48 family metallopeptidase encodes MARQSTGIKGILEFKEFRFAFEKKKLKYLRLRIDRDLNFKLSIPLYYEQRDVLRFLEKNESWIRAKEKELSLKRVILASDELYFLGKKYKLVFNENHKKVLIRKDKIFAKNQKALDLFLRRSARVIFEYFIKKWQFVCKRKVQRICIKEMISRWGSCNHQKAYINLNLKLMQKPIKAIEYVILHELTHLIYPHHQKEFYDFLYKLMPDYKKREVFLKSLIF; translated from the coding sequence ATGGCAAGGCAAAGCACTGGTATAAAAGGAATTTTAGAATTTAAAGAATTTCGTTTTGCTTTTGAAAAGAAAAAACTTAAATATCTAAGACTTAGGATAGATAGGGATTTGAATTTCAAACTTAGCATACCGCTATATTATGAACAAAGAGATGTTTTAAGATTTTTAGAAAAAAATGAAAGCTGGATTAGAGCTAAAGAAAAAGAACTTTCTTTAAAAAGAGTAATTTTAGCGAGTGATGAGTTGTATTTTTTAGGTAAAAAATACAAGTTGGTTTTTAATGAAAATCATAAAAAAGTTCTCATAAGAAAAGATAAAATTTTTGCAAAAAATCAAAAAGCCTTAGATCTTTTCTTAAGGCGTAGTGCTAGGGTTATTTTTGAGTATTTTATAAAAAAATGGCAATTTGTCTGCAAGAGAAAGGTACAAAGAATTTGTATTAAAGAAATGATTTCAAGATGGGGTTCTTGTAATCATCAAAAAGCATATATAAACTTAAATTTAAAACTCATGCAAAAACCCATAAAAGCTATAGAATATGTGATTTTACATGAACTTACACATTTAATCTACCCACATCATCAAAAAGAATTTTATGATTTTTTATATAAATTAATGCCTGATTACAAGAAAAGAGAAGTTTTTCTAAAAAGTCTTATTTTTTAA
- a CDS encoding HypC/HybG/HupF family hydrogenase formation chaperone, producing the protein MCLSIPSKILEIDELNSAIVETLGVKRRVSLDLISEPLKVGDYVLIHVGFAMEKIDTQAAQESLKIYTDIAEKMQNGQIDENEGDMGLKNGFN; encoded by the coding sequence ATGTGTCTTTCTATACCTTCTAAAATTTTAGAAATTGATGAGCTAAATTCAGCCATAGTAGAAACTTTAGGGGTTAAAAGAAGAGTGAGTTTAGACTTGATAAGCGAGCCTTTAAAAGTAGGTGATTATGTGCTTATACATGTGGGTTTTGCTATGGAGAAAATCGACACTCAAGCTGCACAAGAGAGTTTAAAAATTTATACAGATATAGCAGAAAAAATGCAAAATGGCCAAATTGATGAAAATGAAGGCGATATGGGGCTAAAAAATGGATTTAATTAA
- the msrA gene encoding peptide-methionine (S)-S-oxide reductase MsrA, whose product MTNKEIILGAGCFWCTQAVFDEIKGVAYTEVGYSGGKPNPSYESVINGDGNIEVAKIIYDEKQISLEKILEIFLKMHDPTSLDKQGADEGTQYRSVIFYQTNEELKIISDFLQKVQKYYAKAIVTQVLRLEKFYKAEDYHQKYFKNNPSQAYCRFIIAPKLEKLANHS is encoded by the coding sequence ATGACAAATAAAGAAATCATTTTAGGTGCGGGTTGTTTTTGGTGTACTCAAGCTGTATTTGATGAAATTAAAGGCGTAGCTTATACAGAAGTAGGTTATAGCGGTGGTAAGCCAAATCCAAGTTATGAAAGCGTGATAAATGGCGATGGAAATATAGAAGTAGCTAAGATAATTTATGATGAAAAACAAATTTCATTAGAAAAAATCTTAGAAATTTTTCTCAAAATGCATGATCCAACAAGCCTAGATAAACAAGGTGCTGATGAGGGGACGCAATATAGATCAGTTATTTTTTATCAAACTAACGAGGAGTTAAAAATCATTAGTGATTTTTTACAAAAAGTACAAAAATATTACGCTAAAGCTATAGTTACACAAGTTTTAAGATTAGAAAAATTTTATAAGGCTGAGGATTATCATCAAAAATATTTTAAAAATAATCCCAGCCAAGCTTATTGTAGATTTATCATCGCGCCAAAGCTAGAAAAACTAGCAAATCATTCCTAA
- the hypE gene encoding hydrogenase expression/formation protein HypE, with protein MKQITLAHGGGGEEMNALINEIFSIFENDVLKEANDAAILDDLAFSTDSFILNPIFLKDINIGKLAVCGSVNDVLMVGAKPLYLSLALILEEGFEIKKLKIILKSIKEECDKAGVKLVCGDTKVVPKNKGDEIYINTSCIGKNIKKINTKDLKSGCSILVSRDIGAHGCAVLVERNNLEANIQSDCKSLKDEVLALLNADISIKTMRDATRGGLSAVLNEWAKLSNLELLIYEEKIPVCDEVLGVCELFGYEPYELANEGTFIICVDKKDEQKALEILKQFNANAAIIGEITANKKARVVLENAYGAKRILEAPKGELLPRIC; from the coding sequence ATGAAGCAAATTACTTTAGCTCATGGCGGCGGTGGCGAAGAAATGAATGCTTTGATAAATGAAATTTTTTCTATTTTTGAAAATGATGTTTTAAAAGAAGCAAATGATGCTGCTATTTTAGATGATTTGGCTTTTAGCACCGATTCTTTTATACTAAATCCTATCTTTTTAAAAGATATAAATATAGGAAAATTAGCAGTTTGTGGTAGCGTAAATGATGTATTAATGGTGGGAGCAAAACCGCTATATTTATCACTAGCCTTGATTTTAGAAGAGGGTTTTGAGATAAAAAAATTAAAAATTATACTAAAATCTATAAAAGAAGAATGCGATAAAGCGGGAGTAAAACTAGTTTGTGGGGATACTAAAGTTGTTCCTAAAAATAAAGGCGATGAGATATATATTAATACTTCATGTATAGGTAAAAATATAAAAAAAATCAATACCAAAGACTTAAAAAGTGGTTGTAGTATATTAGTTTCAAGGGATATTGGAGCTCATGGTTGTGCGGTTTTGGTTGAAAGAAATAATTTAGAGGCAAATATCCAAAGTGATTGTAAAAGCTTAAAAGATGAAGTTTTAGCACTTTTAAATGCAGATATTTCTATAAAAACAATGCGCGATGCTACGCGCGGTGGACTTAGTGCGGTTTTAAATGAATGGGCTAAATTAAGTAATTTAGAGCTTTTAATATATGAAGAAAAAATTCCAGTTTGTGATGAAGTTTTAGGGGTTTGTGAGCTTTTTGGGTACGAGCCTTATGAGCTTGCAAATGAAGGAACTTTTATTATTTGTGTAGATAAAAAAGATGAGCAAAAAGCATTAGAAATTTTAAAACAATTCAATGCTAATGCAGCCATTATAGGTGAAATCACAGCTAATAAAAAAGCAAGAGTGGTTTTAGAAAATGCTTATGGAGCAAAACGCATTTTAGAAGCTCCAAAAGGCGAACTTTTACCAAGAATTTGCTAA
- the hypF gene encoding carbamoyltransferase HypF, which translates to MSRFGYEIHIKGLVQGVGFRPFVFNIAKELNLKGEVYNNSLGVVIILECNNDELEIFKEKLFANLPPLARIDDFNFSYKKLQKTYNEFSISTSQNGEKFSPILSDFALCEDCYNEFYDEKNPRFKYPFITCTNCGPRFSIIKKLPYDRVNTTMDEFKMCSFCQSEYEDPTNRRFHAQPLSCPKCKITIFLKDKNQNILAKDEKAFILLAKLLEEGKIIAFKGMGGFHLICDSTNENAINELRIRKNRPKKPFAIMVKDLKMAQELAFINEAEAKLLTSNLKPIVILNSKNIHKNLAPDTNKIGIMLAYMGTHLMLFEHFKKPIIATSANLSSQSIIYEETKLLEQLSDVFDFYLDYDRTIHNSSDDSIAQVIGKEVMFLRTSRGLNPLYINTASIFNAKENILALGSELKNEFTCFFKNQIFISPYIGDMKSLDIQERFFKILTFFQNSYRLNFDHILSDKHPQFNYVKDFNDYKNFRVQHHYAHLCACLFEHKIYKNDVLAFVFDGTGYGDDGKIWGGEIFRANLKSYERLNHFKNFKLINADIKNIANLTLALIFDFNLESKASKFLVKFSQVKLNNLKKIHTQSSLYTSSLGRIIDAFGAFAFDIQKLDYEAQIGLLMEKYYDKNLDCSYKFDIHEKEICFKNAFLQALEDKDKVKISTGLLNGIANLIIEYSKDFKEEVLLCGGVFQNKTLLEILDRKKFTYKTSLQFPCNDSSIALGQLVHYLSLKT; encoded by the coding sequence ATGTCCCGCTTTGGATATGAAATTCATATTAAAGGGCTAGTGCAAGGCGTTGGCTTTCGTCCTTTTGTTTTTAATATAGCCAAAGAGCTTAATTTAAAAGGTGAAGTTTATAATAATAGCTTAGGCGTTGTTATAATCCTTGAGTGTAACAATGATGAATTAGAAATTTTTAAAGAAAAACTTTTTGCTAATTTACCACCTTTAGCTAGGATAGATGATTTTAATTTTTCTTATAAAAAACTTCAAAAAACTTATAATGAATTTAGTATAAGTACTTCACAAAATGGTGAAAAATTTAGTCCAATTTTAAGTGATTTTGCTCTTTGTGAGGATTGCTATAATGAATTTTATGATGAGAAAAATCCGCGTTTTAAATACCCTTTTATCACTTGCACAAATTGTGGGCCAAGATTTTCAATTATAAAAAAACTTCCATATGATAGAGTTAATACTACTATGGATGAGTTTAAAATGTGTTCTTTTTGTCAAAGTGAGTACGAAGATCCTACTAATCGTCGATTTCATGCTCAACCACTCTCATGTCCAAAATGCAAAATTACTATTTTTTTAAAAGATAAAAATCAAAATATTTTAGCCAAAGATGAAAAAGCTTTTATCTTACTGGCAAAGCTTTTAGAAGAAGGTAAAATCATAGCTTTTAAAGGTATGGGTGGGTTTCATTTAATTTGCGATAGCACAAATGAAAATGCTATAAATGAACTTAGAATACGTAAAAATCGCCCTAAAAAGCCTTTTGCTATTATGGTAAAAGATCTTAAAATGGCTCAAGAATTAGCTTTTATCAATGAAGCTGAGGCAAAACTTTTAACTTCAAATTTAAAACCTATAGTTATTTTAAATAGCAAAAATATTCATAAAAACTTAGCACCAGATACTAATAAAATAGGTATTATGTTAGCTTATATGGGAACACATTTAATGCTTTTTGAACATTTTAAAAAACCTATCATTGCGACAAGTGCTAATCTAAGCTCACAAAGTATTATTTATGAAGAAACAAAACTTTTAGAGCAGCTTAGTGATGTGTTTGATTTTTATCTTGATTATGATAGAACAATACACAACTCAAGCGATGATAGCATTGCTCAAGTTATTGGTAAAGAAGTAATGTTTTTAAGGACTTCAAGAGGTCTTAACCCACTTTATATCAACACAGCAAGTATTTTTAATGCAAAAGAAAATATTCTAGCTCTAGGAAGCGAGCTAAAAAATGAATTTACCTGTTTTTTTAAAAATCAAATTTTTATTTCTCCTTATATAGGTGATATGAAAAGTTTAGATATACAAGAGAGATTTTTTAAAATTTTAACTTTCTTTCAAAACTCTTATAGGTTAAATTTTGATCATATTTTAAGCGATAAACACCCACAATTTAACTATGTAAAAGATTTTAATGATTATAAAAATTTTCGCGTGCAACACCACTATGCGCATTTGTGCGCTTGTTTATTCGAACACAAAATTTACAAAAATGATGTTTTAGCCTTTGTTTTTGATGGAACAGGTTATGGAGATGATGGAAAAATTTGGGGTGGGGAGATTTTTAGAGCGAATTTAAAAAGCTATGAAAGGTTAAATCATTTTAAAAATTTCAAACTAATTAATGCGGATATTAAAAATATCGCAAATTTAACTTTAGCTTTGATTTTTGATTTTAATCTAGAAAGCAAAGCTAGTAAGTTTTTAGTTAAATTTTCTCAAGTAAAATTAAATAATCTTAAAAAAATTCACACGCAAAGCTCTTTATATACAAGTTCTCTTGGTAGGATTATTGATGCTTTTGGCGCTTTTGCTTTTGATATACAAAAGCTTGACTATGAAGCACAAATTGGACTTTTGATGGAAAAATATTATGATAAAAATCTTGATTGCAGTTACAAATTTGATATCCATGAAAAAGAAATTTGCTTTAAAAATGCTTTTTTACAAGCTTTAGAAGACAAAGATAAGGTTAAAATTAGCACAGGTTTGCTTAATGGTATTGCAAATTTAATTATAGAATATTCAAAAGATTTTAAAGAAGAAGTACTTTTGTGTGGCGGGGTATTTCAAAATAAAACCTTGCTTGAAATTTTAGATCGAAAAAAATTCACTTATAAAACTTCTTTACAATTTCCTTGCAATGATAGCTCTATTGCACTTGGGCAACTTGTACATTATTTATCTTTAAAAACTTAA
- the hypB gene encoding hydrogenase nickel incorporation protein HypB, translating to MCKDCGCFINGHEHHDHHYENPALKDEKTINVISKILSKNDHQAAHNREHFNEYNTLCINLMSSPGSGKTTLLEETIKTLKDDLKIAVVEGDLETNNDANRIIKAGGLAHQITTGQTCHLDAFMVHEALHHFKLSELDIVFVENVGNLVCPASYDLGEHLNVVLLSVTEGSDKVEKYPVMFRKADLLVITKADLAQHFDFDFKAASMAAKRLNPKIDIMILDSKTKTGFDLWINYLKMKKELN from the coding sequence ATGTGCAAAGATTGTGGTTGTTTTATTAATGGACATGAACATCATGATCACCATTATGAAAATCCAGCTTTAAAAGATGAAAAAACTATTAATGTTATTAGTAAAATTTTATCAAAAAATGATCATCAAGCAGCTCATAATAGAGAGCATTTTAATGAGTATAATACTCTTTGTATTAATCTAATGAGTTCTCCAGGAAGCGGTAAAACAACACTTTTAGAAGAAACTATAAAAACTTTAAAAGATGATTTAAAAATAGCCGTGGTTGAAGGAGATTTAGAAACTAATAATGATGCAAATCGAATTATCAAAGCAGGAGGCTTAGCTCATCAAATCACCACAGGACAAACTTGTCATTTAGATGCTTTTATGGTGCATGAAGCTTTACATCATTTCAAACTTAGCGAACTTGATATAGTATTTGTTGAAAATGTGGGAAATTTAGTATGTCCTGCAAGTTATGATTTGGGTGAACATTTAAATGTAGTTTTACTTTCAGTAACAGAAGGTAGTGATAAGGTAGAAAAATATCCAGTGATGTTTAGAAAGGCTGATTTATTAGTCATTACTAAAGCCGATTTAGCTCAGCATTTTGACTTTGATTTCAAAGCAGCTTCTATGGCCGCTAAAAGACTAAATCCTAAAATAGATATTATGATTTTAGATAGCAAAACAAAAACAGGATTTGATCTTTGGATAAATTATCTAAAAATGAAAAAGGAGCTTAACTAA
- a CDS encoding hydrogenase maturation nickel metallochaperone HypA, which translates to MHELSITESLLELCEEYAQGKIIEEVHVKIGRLSGVEPPLLQRSFETFKENSPLCKNAKFIMHIQEVVVECQKCHFSGVLENNIFWCPKCEDKDLKIIDGEELYLMQLVLKENEGLENNDK; encoded by the coding sequence ATGCATGAGTTAAGCATTACAGAATCTTTGCTAGAGCTTTGCGAAGAATATGCTCAAGGAAAAATTATTGAAGAAGTGCATGTTAAAATAGGGCGCTTAAGCGGGGTTGAACCTCCACTTTTACAAAGAAGCTTTGAAACTTTTAAAGAAAATAGCCCTTTGTGCAAGAACGCTAAATTTATTATGCATATTCAAGAAGTAGTAGTTGAGTGTCAAAAATGCCATTTTAGTGGAGTACTTGAAAATAATATCTTTTGGTGCCCAAAATGTGAAGATAAAGATTTAAAAATCATAGATGGAGAAGAACTTTATCTTATGCAACTTGTTTTAAAAGAAAATGAGGGTTTGGAAAATAATGACAAATAA